Proteins from one Mustela erminea isolate mMusErm1 chromosome 20, mMusErm1.Pri, whole genome shotgun sequence genomic window:
- the TMEM265 gene encoding transmembrane protein 265, producing MEDEEKAVDTLVSNMEAAHPPSPVRCCWLRLRYLAATSIICGCSCLGVVALVFAIKAEERHKAGRFEEAVHCGARARNFILASFAVWFAVLILGPLLLWLLSYAIAQAE from the exons ATGGAGGACGAGGAGAAGGCAGTGGACACCTTGGTGAGCAACATGGAAGCTGCCCACCCTCCATCCCCCGTCCGCTGCTGCTGGCTCCGCCTCCGCTACTTGGCAGCTACTAGCATTATCTGTGGCTGCTCTTGTCTGGGAGTCGTGGCCCTCGTGTTTGCCATCAAG GCAGAAGAGCGGCATAAGGCAGGCCGGTTCGAGGAGGCAGTGCACTGTGGGGCCCGGGCCCGGAACTTCATCCTGGCCAGCTTTGCTGTCTGGTTTGCTGTCCTCATTCTGGGCCCCCTGCTTCTGTGGCTGCTCTCCTATGCCATCGCCCAGGCTGAGTGA